The Telopea speciosissima isolate NSW1024214 ecotype Mountain lineage chromosome 11, Tspe_v1, whole genome shotgun sequence genome includes the window AATTAGTATTGGTTAcaatagctctgataccatgtagaaaacctaggacctgtaaccaataactctagagagaagaaaagagaaagagaagaagatgaggaagaggagagaaatgtttaacttatcagtctccctcataatgcttgtatttataatctcaaattacaatagaaaggggaactcctaatcagattaggaattcctaatcatgataggattccaagttacaataggaaaagaactagaactaacaactcaaactgaaactaagactaacaactcacagtagattTAGGACttaacataattagaaactaggactccaactaggaccaGGAAAacagaagatacacatatcaaccaaatcactgttcacgtgaacagtaattcACCAGTTCTGAAATTttctgcaaatctgagaaccgatcgaagtatttactgttgctggaccagaagtttgcgatcctcttgtggattggttatcacttgtgactggtCTACATTAAGACCCCAGTCTCTGAACTGAATATTACAAAAAGCCCAATATGCCTGTTCATTCCCTCCCAGCCATATTCACTCACAATtatggagagagagatgagaggtACATTCAAGGATGAATCCAGTCAAGACTGCTTATGCAACAGTGTGGAATAAAATATAGCCATTTTTAGTCCTAGTATACTTTCAAACTTGTATTAACTATCAAATATGGTCTTCAGGCATGCCAGAACTTATGCTGTCGGATTCTGTATTCTATGCGCCTGTCTAGGTTCTTTTTACTCTACCATTTTTTCCTCCCTCATActgttttcttcttcacaaTGAATCGCTATTATTGAAGAAAGGATGGGTATAGCCAAGAGTATGTAATATGTTTATATTTTTCCAGGTTGAATTTTTTCCCTTGTAAGTCATGATTCAACCCCTATTGATGTGGCACTTAGACAATAATGCATCAAATAGATATTACTACTCCCTTAGGCCAAGAACAATGACACTGCCATGGctgtttttattttcaaaagcaAAGACTTTGTTTTGGTGTATATAAGTTGTTTTCAGCAGCCATTAGTTCTGACAATAATATTTTCATTAGCTTAAATTCAAAAGAAGCATCTATCATGAATTTTAAAAGTCTAAACAGAGCAACTTTACACCCTTAAGAAATTACTGACTAATTCGGATGTAAAAACTAATCAATATAGGATTTATGGTTTTAGATTCCCAATTGAAGGGAATTACAGACCAGAAAATATTTCAGAAACCCAAAACCTACAAAACAGTTGCACACGATAATGCATCAATGTGATGTTATGAATAtgcttagtttttattttctttcgtTTTGAACTTTCAGATAATATTTCGAAATTCACCTCTCTAGGATGAGACGAGTATGGATGGCTTGCGCATCTGGCGGCTTCAAGGGCCTCTTCCAGGTCGATCTGAGCAGAAACATCTCTGCTAATGCGGTCGCTCAGAACAAGGCCAGCATTAGTGACATCCCTGACAACAATCTCCTCTTCCCTCGACATGTTCCAATTTGAATAGATCGGACAACATAAGAGGTGTCAGTGCAGCTAAGATTTTGGAGATTGGAGACTAAATATTGTAGAGAAGTGCAATAGTTGGATTGCCGGGAAGATTTGTCGTGTCAAGGGAACTGTGAAGAGGGTTTTGTGTGGGTTATGTTCCTTCTTGCGTTGGCGGGTATTAAACAAGctttgaaaaggaaaaacaaacgCTACCTGGTTAGAATGCCAAATCGGTCGGAACCTATTTAAAAtttggggcgctgttctctgtgccgcagcgcaagctgcgcccaggcacatgggatgggcgcaatgaccaccctgcccctgaGTGGCAAGCCCGTGTGCATGGGCGCAGCCTGTGTTGTGGCACacagaacattctcccttaaaatTTTTGGGAAAGTTTACAAACCAGGGCTCCTTTGGCAAATCGGGCTTCAAAgattggccaaatgttctctgtgtagcagcgcaggctgcacccaaacacatgagggtgggcacaatgaccaccctgcccctgaATGGGCAGTTCATGTGTCTAgacgcagcctgcgctgctACACAAAGAACTTCCGCCCCCAAAGATTATATAAAAACATAGGGAGTGGTCTCTAAGCAAGCAACATAGAGTTACATCAATGataagggtgcaagtttggccctgtcagcccGAACAAGGCTTgtgctgagatatttggccctgagggcggggcGGGTCAGAGCTgaaaatttctagccctgagtcaaGATCGGGTTTAGTTAGGGTTGAGGGCTCGGgccggcccagcccgaccctgttttaagttacactataaaatatatattgatacaatatatatgttataaactttaaacgtcacccacattttattatataatttattatatatgaagacaataagtgatataatacattttattacagtGTTATTTTACATGAagttgataattttctccctagcccattccaacccatgcatttccttcccctccccatgatcagggccaatcaaggtcagcccggcccgactcTGAGGGCCggcaggttagggttggatttttctggccttgagtcagggtcgggtcaggcctgggcctagctaaggggacttagggttgggttagggttctataaagcctggcccaacctgaCCTTGTTGTAGCCCTAGGGGCGGCATGAAATATCCTCaagggtagagaggtcatttcatgtgaagatgAAAGAGATATATATAGAAATGATAGCGTGCTTGTCGAGCAGTTCAGATAACTTTTTCTTAAAAATTAGgtaaaatttcacggacaccccctgtaagtattcaatatgtcacggacataccatacttggtcaaaatatcacagactacccttatcttatgattatatttcaacttagtccactgtGCAGTTAAGTCTCcgttaactcttttataatgacaaaattacccttcatAATAGGGTGAACTTCCTATAATGCCCTTAAGGactaaaaccccaaatttctcccaaaaaaagaaTTGTTTATGGCGTACATCTATCCATCACCAGCGGCATCCAACAGTTGAAAGCTTCAAACAATCCATCTGAAGAACAAATATTCTTTGACgttaggaagaaagaaaaaaaaaatggcggAAGAGCAAACGTCCGAAGCTTCAGAAGGACAcctgtagacaccacattttgacaccttggaagtatgtcttggcaatgatggttaaggacgtaactcgtgtggtgactgaatggcaagaattaccaaattacccctaccccactttttgtaaccaaactgtcccaaatagagcctaaacccttAACATAGTCGTActtaaccattttaagttcacatttgaagtttcacccaaatccaacacctttcatgaaaatgactGTTTTGCCCCTGACACGGTTCTCGGTATCtagaccacccgatttagtccgaaatactttggatgacctcatttggtcatattaagttttcacgtaaagtttcggccaaatcgggtaacttttgtgaaaatgaccattttgcccctggtatggttcttggtacccgagccacccgatgtgacctgaaatcatttggataactttatttggtcatattgtgcttacacgtaaaatttcatgtaattttggtatcatttggaccttgatcggtgtgaaacaccatttatgtactttcctcgatatccgtgccatttttaggcaaaatccgACCATATCTGTCACACGGATGAAAAGtacgggttgagaccttcgcggaAATATGTGGCGCTTCAAAATCGGCCACACGGATTAGAAGATATCAATATTTGAATGTGGGCctttaaaatagaatctttaaaaaagagagaaaaataaaataaaaaattgaccGACCCGAGTCAGACCAGATCAACCTGGCCTGACCCGACCCACCTGaactgtcggcaggggacaaagccccaccatttaggctgagccacacaaggcccatcacccatgcccacctgccCAGAAGGCCTAGGCACACTCAGGCCTAGGCTGcacagcaagcctaggcacacgcaagcccaggctgcgCAGCAAGCCTGGCCACACGCAAGCCAGCCCATCACTCCTTATCCTAGCCATTAATGCACcaggggtctttgagacctttcttCGAAcacttttttcctataaataggaggtatTTTAGAGAGGTTAGGGACGGaggaaaattagtgaaaaattaccttcacgtagtccttgatcccctctttccatccatggttttcttatccataggttatgctccattactgatataaaattccataaataccccttcttcaccactcttgccattcggagcaaccacacttggagcggcttttggaggtttccggCGATACTTACGGtaaaaaaaaggttactcaagctgagcccaggcacttccacgcttcaagggtatttttccatattttttacttatttctaagtttttgttttgattttctttacaacaaatgttgtttttcagttataaaaatgttaaaaataattcaagagtgataaaaatatgaaaatttcagggatgatgcttgtcactatgtttgacattcattaattttctcaagctccaaatcattatttttgtgatatttttgcccctgtaaaggatttcggattatgtaaaatctgaacatgtgggtgggtatttggacaaaagtgttatgaccatgttaaagatcatgttttggttagtgggaatgggctctggtttgatccaattcggatctgtgatggggattttgtatttttctttgttttcccttcttttttagcatttcaaaaaatattaaaaataatataaatgcataaaaattcacaaaaaaattatggcaTGCATATtccatcatgcttgattttatggaatcattatccactgacatgcatgtttgatagtttttatacatgtcccacctcatttaggggtataaatgtcatttttctaattataatgaaaaattctgaacaaataggaaaaaatgtttttacgcatgacatgctgttttagaatggtttaggatgttttcatatgcatacgtgaccatcatgcttgatagatatgcatacaaagtcatttgcgccctctagggacattttggtaatttaccaaaacgtgggcctaggctatcattctggaaatatcatttggtgtgttcagtcattttaggatgtttaacatcactttcgatgcctacaatgattctaagtgtcttttgacacttttgccattttgcccttaggggcattttggtcattttgtgaccaaaccttgcttaggaccccggaaaggctcctgttacttttgccgcatgttttaacatttaataaacatgttttaagcataagtcagcattttcatgaattatcatgcattttctacatgtttgccataataggggcattttggtaatttttaccaccccacatttccttgccatttcatgtgctcttgatgatccaaatacatgatgttaatgttatttaatcatgttttgcttatttacagcatttaaatatgatttcatgcctttgtacatattttggccctttagtggcattttcataattttggctattttggcctataagttgttttgcttatcaatataattgtccttctccatgatataattagacttggttttcttttttacagtcaaccatgttttagaccatagagttaggctttctaatttaggtaaaatccattaattagcttaactaggatgcataatgtacataaccatctagcctagtgatagtaatcaggattaaaacattaatcttaattagcctaactaggttcataaatttcaattaagataataaaaaatcttcaaaaaaaataatagtttaattaggtacataatatgtataaaacaacagcacacaacagagtttggtctaggaagaccggccgtcggTCAGGCGGTTGCTGGgcgcctaacaccttcccagcccgtaacttgacacttacccagagatctggggcagaccatccattgagtcattggagttaaattagcgccccttctgcgaaggaggggcaccattcatgggtcctagagtgggtcctagaccctaaatctaggtggcgatttctattttcccattttctttctttcccttgggTGCACGCCCAGCGACCCTCCGTGCACTGCGCCTACAACACCGTCTTTGCGCCAACAACTGCGGGTTCTTTGGGAGCCCCGAAACCCTAAATCTATGTTCCAAGTGCTACCGAGACCTCCGCTTCACGGAGGAATAGGCCTCATCTGCCAAGTTCGCCATTGAGAAATCGCTCTCCGCCGCagcctcctcctcttcttctttgccgTCGTCATCTTCTGTCTCTGCCTCTCTGGCGACAGAAGCTCCTCTATCCCCTCCTGCGTTGACTTTAGCTTCGTTGGAAACCATAGATGACCGATGGGCTCCTCTGACCATCTCCTCTTCCTCCGCCTCAGTTGCGACAGCGCTTGAGTTGCCAGCGACTCCACCAATGATTGTGTCACAGCCGAATCGGTGCTCAACTTGACGAAAACACAAGTTGGATACGGTAGGAGAAGTTTTCGACATGGGAATGTTGAGTGAagtagaagcagaagaagacgaagaggagGATAGAAAGAGGATGTGAGAGGTGGGCATATGGGTTTGGGATGGAATCAACGTGGCTGAGGAAGGCCGCTGGTAATGGTCATCGGAGCCGAAGCAGGTGACGGTAAGAATATgtaagaagagggaagaagataaaataattaaggggtaaaatggatatttcaccattgggtactaactgtgctcaacgtcagggggaaggttgccattttgaccaagtttggcaagtccgtgacatattgaatacttacagggggtgtctgtgaaattttccctaaaaattatatatttaacAAGGGCAAATGAATGCCACCGGGTCACATGGCTCCTACGCCAGCACGAGGCCAGCCCTAATTCCTCTGAGCTCAGGCCAAGCCCAAATTGGCCCTAGGTCGGGTTGAGATTTCGGACAAAAACGAGATTCGGAATGCACTAAACGGCCCATTCCTCATTCTCGATCTTGTAAAATCGTGCATTCGTGTTTTGAAGACCGAAGCTAATCCTTTCTCTTCGCCATGCTACTACAATCGTGCATTCGAGTATTGAAGACTGAACCtactggtctctctctctccgttgTGCTATTCACCAGAATCATCGTTGGATGAAGACGAGGAGGAAGAGACCTATGCCTCCAACGCCCTTCGAACTTCCCTGGAGTTTCAGTAGTTCACAATTTGCAGAATGACCTCGACGCCTTTCTTCAACTCCCTTCGCACTTCCTCTTCAATCTCATGGAAACAGGCAAGTACTaccctccctttctctctctttctctctaactGCCTCTCGTATAACGTTATTTATTGTTTTACGATTACAGACCGGTAAGCTTCAGCAAACACTGGCATCCGTAATAGAAAAGTCAGGAACATCGCTTCACTCTGGGGCGTTTTCGACGGCGAAACTGTTCCCAGCGAAGGCTGGGGAAGGGAGGTTCTTCATTTGTGGTGATCGCCGGTTAAGAATCCCTGCTTCAATCGATTTCGTTACAGAGACTACTCTCTGTACGACGTTGTGCAAAAACGGAACTAGGATTCGAACGGTTGAGCACTTGCTTTCGGCTCTGGAGGGCACTGGAGTGGATAATTGCCGGATTGAGATTGATGGGTCGGATGAGGTAAGTTTACTTTACTGAACAGTTTAGTTATCTTCGATCAAGTCCTCTTTCCCCTCTTATTGAACGTAAATGGTAGATTTCAGATTATACTGATTCTTCTATTTTGTTGACTAACTGTTTTGATCCATAATAATAGGCGAATAATTTGGTAAGAACCACAAGCTTCGATTCTTCCCATTCAAGAGCTACGTACCATTTACttcttttaccctttttttttttcgaactGCAAGCATTAGATGTTGCCACAATATAAATTGTTTGGTTCTTTTGTCGAGAAAATAGTGTAGTTTCCTTTACCTTCAGAGTTCTATGCTTATGCTCAATTTATTTGAATTAGAATAGCAAGGGATGCTGGAAAAACTTGTGCAGctattttctgttgtttttattctcttttcaatttttcatttaCCTTCACAGGAAGGAAACAATTTCTGAAATCTTTCTTTATCCTGAAATCAAGGAACTGATTCTTCATCAGTCCTTTTACAAAGTCATATGGTTTTTTCAAACAGACAAAATTGTtagaataaaaaggaaaattcaaGGATAATGGGATACATTCAGTCTACTACAGGCTTGGCTGTGATCCTAGACCTCCAGAGAGTTCCTGGGAACATCCGATTTAGCTTATCTATGACATCATAGTGGAACTAACATACACATGTACAAACTATTAATCTTGATAAATTATAAGTCAAACTTAAAACAGGACCATGATTGGAAAATACAAGGAAGAACTAGAACAGCCTCAATTGACTGACATACAGGTTCCTTTATTGGATGGATCAGCACAAGAATGGGTGGAGGCAATAGAGAAAGTCGGTTTGTGCATGGCAAAAGATTCCCATGGCAACAACATGGAAAAAATGACGCCATTACTTCATGAACCTGTGCATGTGTGGAGTAATGATTCTTTCATAGCGGCATTCCCTTCTTCCAAAGTTCAGATCACGTACGGGATAGCTTTTCCACAGGTACACATTTTTTTGGGCACACAAACTGATTATACTTCCGTTTTGTGCTTTTGTATATGAGTTGTACCTTTGTTGATTTCTTCATTCTATTAATagttcttttcccttaaatATGAGGACTATTTGATATATACTTGATATGTTTTATGCTTTGGGGCTTTGGATCTGTTCATATAAGAAAAGCAACTAAGTTGATCGAAAGAccacaataacaacaacaacaactcagccttatcccaaataaatggggtcggctacatggattatTTCAAgacaaagtaagagaaatgaAGAATAGAAATGCAGAAATGAGTtaagaaaagtgaaaaatgaaaaatgaaagtaagaggaaagaggatagcccaggaaaCCAGGAAAATCAGGtacatggtgtcgacaacgtggatccttaccctccaataggctctatctgaggtcatacttggtacaagccCCAGGCTTTGCATGttattcttcacaacctcacctatggtcattttaggcctgcccctaccatttttagctccttcaatagggatcagatcactccttATTGGGGCGTCCCCAAGCCTCcattgcacatggccaaaccgcctcagacgacattctcggagcttgtcgctgatcagggcaactcccacatcggCTCTAATgcgttcgttcctcactttatagTTCCTAGTTTtgttgcacatccatcttagcattctcatctctgcaacacatagcttcgctatatgacacttcttaactgcccaacattccacccaatacatcatagctggtcggaCAACAGTtttgtagaactttcctttaagttttaaagaaatGTGGTGGTCACACACTACTccggtcgcacctctccacttcatccatccactttaattctttgtgaaacatcatcatctatgtcaccttctttgtttgTGGTAGAcaccaaatatctaaaatagtcacttggcggtACAACAGTCATGGATGAAAATGAGAAAGAATGAGATCAAATGAGAACATTAGGGATCAGGAACTGGGGATTATTAGGTCCTGAATGGTTGATTATATGGACATAATAGGAAGGTTTCTTGATTTAAGTATTCATGATTAATTCTGGTAGGCACTAGGCAAGGGGTTGGCTTGTTGATTcggtaaaaagaaaagattggattcttggcaGGTCCAGAGTGGTGATCTTAATTGGAGAAACAAAGCAAACTGACAAGAAAATGAAGAGAAGTTAAATTAAAGAGGAAATGGAGTGGAGTGGATATTGGCTAATTTGTTTGAGGTTCTTAGGTTGGAGTCTTATCATCCTTAGCGCCTTTGAAAGGTtaaattcattcttcattatgTTAAGAAAGATTATTTGGTAATATGACGGTAGTGACAGGACAGGGTGACAAGACCTGAGAATGTTGACTATGACGGTTGGTGATGCAGAAAGAGCGACAATCATAGGTCTTAAGAGAAGTGACAATTTTGAAGTGGGTTCATCTTGGCTTCATTTGTCATTGTCCACTCGCCTCATTGTCCTTTAGGCATGGGAAACCATGTTGGGTGGTTAATGAAGGATATCCATTGGTTTTAGATTCTTGGAGATATTCAAAATGTCTTCTTATGAGGTCCTAGGTGTCCTCTTTGGAATTTTGGacttattatatttatttggtGTCAAATTTGAGACTAGTCAAATTTACTATCATCTGGCCTAGTTTAAACATTGATAGTGCATGtctaaactcttttttttttatattttatgatAGTGCATGTCTAAACTTAGTTTTCAACGGTCTTATTTTATTgtagtgatttttttttgaaaaatcaatagAGGTATCACAATGTAGAAAGCTCATGAATTATACAAAAACTACAAGGGATCACAAAAAACAAACATGTAGGGCTATACTACAACAGTTTGGACCATTATTCAGTGTCCACCACCCTTGAGTTCAGTCTTTGCAGTTAGTGAACCGATAATGATGTCCaccattccttattttaataGCTACTTTATTTTGGTAGTTTAAGTTGGTTCCAGTATTAttctagttgtttttctttgggCCTTTATTCAACAAGTCTTTTTATTACCTATCTAACCGAAGATTTCAAACGAAGTTATTTCATTTAGTATAGTTAAGGCCAAAAGATTGTTGGGTATCAATGTCCGGTAGATTTATATAGATTGGAGTTTTCCATTAATCCATTAGAATAGATTCTTCTACTTCAATAGATCTCTTGATGGTGTGATGATTTGAGGCCCTCTTAGTCTGACACTTAGAGATCCATTGGTTTTACTACAAcagaacttttttttctttttttggcggcggggggggggggtttctttTCCTCGTTCtctattcttcttatttttctgtttatttGTTGAAATATATTTTATCCATCCAAAATCCATCCATAGACACCATTACCGCCTAAACTTACAGCCAAAACTCCTACCTTAATCACCCACCTTAGATAACCCTTCAGAGCCATCGAGCTCAGTGACTCactccttaaaaaaaaaggcgtacccagtgcatgaggcttccgccactgcggggtctggggagggtcataatgtatgcagccttacccctgcttacCAGTTAGAAATCACTAAACTGAAAGGGACCAGCTTGACA containing:
- the LOC122644651 gene encoding probable UDP-3-O-acyl-N-acetylglucosamine deacetylase 1, mitochondrial — protein: MTSTPFFNSLRTSSSISWKQTGKLQQTLASVIEKSGTSLHSGAFSTAKLFPAKAGEGRFFICGDRRLRIPASIDFVTETTLCTTLCKNGTRIRTVEHLLSALEGTGVDNCRIEIDGSDEVPLLDGSAQEWVEAIEKVGLCMAKDSHGNNMEKMTPLLHEPVHVWSNDSFIAAFPSSKVQITYGIAFPQVPAIGYQWFSSFPLDDYFYVKQIAPSRTFCIYEEVEKLRKAGLIQGGSADNALVCSASKGWLNPPLRFQDEPCRHKVLDLVGDFSLLAQNGNQGLPVAHIVAYKGGHSLHASFVRRLSGLC